One genomic segment of Vibrio quintilis includes these proteins:
- the flhB gene encoding flagellar biosynthesis protein FlhB: protein MSDQASSQDKTEKASPQKIKKARQEGQIPRAKEFTTATIFMAVAIYFYSQLPVIWEYISGVFRFNMSLTRSDLNNPQQMVEHLGNSLGIIIEMMMPMFIVIIVVTVASSMILGGWMFRPASLLPKMSKLNPISGVKRIFSSRSAVELVKSALKVSVIFGILYVYLDNHLQPLIGLQRLPLDQGVTLIMSILFEGLLLMGFALLIFGVIDIPYQNWEHMKGLKMTKQELKEEYKNNEGRPEIKQRIRQIQQQFARRKIDKMVPEADVVIVNPTHYAVAIKYDPEISEAPFVVAKGVDETAMHIQRVARDHQVEIIHSPPLTRSVYYTTAIEQAIPNQLYIAVAHILTYVLQLKAFRHGQGEKPLPLPRFSIPDNLKH from the coding sequence ATGAGCGATCAGGCATCCAGTCAGGATAAAACCGAGAAGGCTTCGCCCCAGAAAATTAAAAAGGCCCGGCAGGAAGGTCAGATTCCCCGGGCAAAAGAGTTCACCACAGCAACCATTTTTATGGCTGTGGCGATTTATTTTTACAGCCAGCTGCCGGTGATCTGGGAATACATTAGTGGTGTGTTCCGCTTCAATATGTCACTGACCAGAAGCGATCTGAATAACCCACAGCAGATGGTTGAACATCTGGGCAACAGTCTGGGCATCATCATTGAAATGATGATGCCCATGTTTATTGTCATCATCGTCGTCACGGTTGCCAGCAGTATGATACTGGGAGGCTGGATGTTCCGCCCGGCTTCTTTATTGCCCAAGATGAGTAAACTCAATCCAATCAGCGGTGTAAAACGTATTTTTTCATCCCGTTCAGCCGTGGAGCTGGTGAAATCGGCACTCAAGGTCAGCGTCATCTTCGGCATCCTTTACGTTTATCTTGATAATCATTTACAGCCGCTGATTGGCCTTCAGCGCCTGCCACTCGATCAGGGCGTGACCCTGATTATGAGCATTCTGTTTGAAGGCCTGCTGCTGATGGGGTTTGCCCTGCTGATTTTTGGCGTGATTGACATCCCGTATCAAAACTGGGAACACATGAAGGGGCTGAAAATGACCAAGCAGGAGCTCAAAGAAGAGTATAAAAATAACGAAGGGCGTCCTGAGATCAAACAGCGGATCCGCCAGATTCAGCAACAGTTTGCCCGGAGAAAAATCGATAAAATGGTGCCGGAGGCCGATGTGGTCATCGTCAACCCGACCCACTATGCGGTTGCAATCAAATATGATCCGGAGATCTCCGAAGCCCCGTTTGTCGTCGCAAAAGGCGTTGATGAAACTGCGATGCATATTCAGCGTGTCGCGCGGGATCACCAGGTTGAGATCATTCATTCTCCACCGCTCACCCGCTCTGTGTATTACACCACAGCCATTGAGCAGGCAATTCCGAACCAGCTGTATATTGCTGTGGCACATATTCTGACTTATGTGCTGCAACTCAAAGCATTCCGTCATGGTCAGGGCGAAAAGCCGCTGCCATTGCCGCGTTTTTCAATTCCAGACAATTTAAAACACTAA
- the flhA gene encoding flagellar biosynthesis protein FlhA: MLDRLKHLQSSKKGYLGIPVVLLMVLAMVILPLPPLLLDALFTFNIVLAILVLLVSTTAKRPLDFSIFPTILLIATLLRLTLNVASTRIVLLEGHNGGDAAGKVIQAFGEVVIGGNYVVGMVVFIILMIINFVVITKGGERISEVSARFTLDALPGKQMAIDADLNAGLIDQEAARQRRREVANEADFHGSMDGASKFVRGDAVAGLMILFINIIGGVSIGVFQYGLPASEAFKTFALLTIGDGLVAQIPSLLLATAAAIIVTRINDSDNDMAETMQRQLLATPATLFTVAGIMLVIGMVPGMPHLAFFTFTAVLAFAGWRQMKHPLHDEQLEEVEAISQAMQQETEAALSWDDIPHVHTLALALGYRLVHLVNKDQGAPLTQRIRGVRKNLSEQAGFLLPEVRIRDNLSLKPNQYTIALNGEIVEQGTIEPDRLMAIAVGETYGEIDGILGSDPAYNLPAVWIEHDQKAKALNMGYQVVDDSTVVATHISKVMKTYLSELFNHDDVNEMQQRLAAQAPKLAEALDAALRPAQQLKVFRQLLLDQVPLKDIRTIANTMLESSENTKDPILLAADIRCALKRTLVNMIAGQKPEIPVYTLSDELEQMLLTSLQQAQASGSVLLDSFPVEPNILNQFQQNLPLIKQQLKQQGLAPILLVMPQLRPLLARYARTFSQGLAVLSYNEIPENKQINVVGNLG; the protein is encoded by the coding sequence ATGCTAGACCGGTTAAAACATCTTCAAAGCTCGAAAAAGGGATACCTCGGCATTCCTGTTGTCTTGTTGATGGTGTTAGCAATGGTGATTCTGCCTCTGCCACCATTGCTGCTGGATGCGTTATTCACCTTCAACATCGTTTTGGCAATCCTGGTCTTGCTGGTCAGTACCACAGCAAAAAGACCGCTGGATTTCTCGATTTTTCCGACCATCCTGCTGATTGCCACACTGCTTCGTCTGACGCTGAACGTCGCTTCTACCCGGATTGTACTTTTAGAAGGTCACAATGGTGGCGATGCGGCCGGTAAGGTCATTCAGGCATTTGGTGAAGTCGTTATCGGTGGTAACTATGTCGTCGGTATGGTGGTCTTCATCATTCTGATGATCATCAACTTCGTCGTGATCACCAAAGGTGGCGAGCGGATCTCTGAAGTATCAGCCCGCTTTACGCTGGACGCCCTGCCCGGCAAACAGATGGCTATCGATGCGGACCTCAACGCCGGACTGATCGATCAGGAAGCGGCCCGGCAGCGTCGCCGGGAAGTCGCTAACGAAGCGGATTTTCACGGTTCGATGGACGGTGCCTCCAAATTTGTCCGGGGGGATGCTGTTGCCGGTCTGATGATCCTGTTCATCAACATCATTGGTGGTGTCAGTATCGGGGTGTTCCAGTACGGTCTGCCCGCTTCAGAAGCATTTAAAACATTTGCATTGCTGACCATCGGTGATGGTCTGGTGGCTCAGATTCCGTCGCTGTTACTGGCGACTGCGGCCGCGATTATCGTGACCCGGATCAATGACAGCGACAATGACATGGCTGAGACCATGCAACGGCAGTTACTGGCAACACCGGCGACTCTGTTTACCGTTGCCGGTATCATGCTGGTGATCGGTATGGTGCCGGGCATGCCACATCTGGCGTTCTTCACCTTTACCGCAGTGCTGGCATTTGCCGGATGGCGACAAATGAAGCATCCGCTGCATGATGAACAGTTAGAGGAAGTCGAAGCCATTTCGCAAGCCATGCAGCAGGAGACCGAAGCCGCGCTGTCCTGGGATGATATTCCTCACGTCCATACGCTGGCGCTGGCATTAGGCTACCGGTTGGTTCACCTCGTCAATAAAGATCAGGGCGCCCCGCTGACACAGCGGATCCGGGGAGTACGTAAAAACCTCTCAGAACAAGCCGGATTTCTGCTGCCTGAAGTGAGGATCCGGGATAACCTCAGCCTGAAACCCAATCAATACACCATTGCACTCAATGGTGAAATTGTCGAGCAGGGAACGATCGAGCCGGATCGCCTGATGGCAATTGCTGTCGGAGAAACCTACGGGGAAATCGACGGCATTCTGGGCAGTGATCCCGCTTATAATTTACCGGCCGTCTGGATCGAGCATGATCAGAAAGCCAAAGCCTTGAATATGGGTTATCAGGTGGTTGATGATTCAACGGTGGTTGCCACGCATATCAGTAAGGTGATGAAAACCTATCTGTCTGAGCTGTTTAATCATGATGACGTCAATGAAATGCAGCAGCGGCTGGCCGCGCAGGCGCCGAAACTGGCTGAAGCGCTCGATGCAGCCCTGCGCCCGGCGCAACAGCTGAAAGTGTTCCGTCAGCTACTGCTGGATCAGGTGCCGCTGAAAGATATCCGCACCATCGCTAATACCATGCTGGAATCTTCTGAAAATACCAAGGATCCGATTTTGCTGGCCGCAGATATTCGCTGTGCCCTGAAACGAACGCTGGTCAATATGATCGCCGGCCAAAAACCGGAAATTCCTGTCTATACACTTTCCGATGAATTAGAACAAATGCTACTCACCTCACTGCAACAGGCCCAGGCCAGTGGTAGTGTGTTGCTTGACAGTTTCCCGGTTGAGCCGAATATTCTCAACCAGTTCCAGCAAAATCTGCCACTGATTAAGCAACAATTAAAGCAACAGGGTCTGGCACCGATTTTGTTGGTTATGCCGCAGCTCAGGCCGTTGCTTGCCCGTTATGCGCGAACTTTCTCGCAAGGACTGGCGGTATTGTCATATAACGAAATTCCCGAAAATAAACAGATAAATGTGGTAGGAAACCTTGGCTAA
- the fliP gene encoding flagellar type III secretion system pore protein FliP (The bacterial flagellar biogenesis protein FliP forms a type III secretion system (T3SS)-type pore required for flagellar assembly.), which produces MMGIALLLLAHSSFAADNGLTLFTVSDGESHQEYSVKLQILLLMTALSFLPAFILMATSFTRIIVVLAILRQALGLQQTPPNRVLAGIALALTILIMRPVWSDIYQHAFKPYDDGEITLMQAFKTAEKPVRHFMLAQTQKNALEQMLRIANEPVDQKAEDISFAVVLPAFVISELKTAFQIGFMLFIPFLIIDLVVASVLMAMGMMMLSPLIISLPFKLVVFVLVDGWAMTVGTLSASFG; this is translated from the coding sequence ATGATGGGGATTGCGCTGCTTTTGCTGGCGCATTCTTCATTTGCAGCCGATAACGGCCTGACACTTTTCACGGTTTCGGATGGTGAGAGTCATCAGGAATACAGTGTTAAGCTGCAAATTTTGTTGCTAATGACAGCATTAAGCTTCCTGCCCGCCTTTATCTTGATGGCAACCAGTTTTACCCGGATTATTGTCGTACTGGCGATTCTCAGACAAGCGCTGGGACTGCAACAAACCCCGCCAAACCGGGTACTGGCCGGTATTGCGCTGGCTTTAACCATTCTGATTATGCGCCCGGTCTGGTCTGATATTTATCAGCATGCCTTCAAACCCTACGATGACGGTGAAATCACCCTGATGCAGGCATTTAAAACGGCTGAAAAGCCGGTACGGCATTTTATGCTGGCCCAGACACAGAAAAATGCACTGGAACAGATGTTGCGGATCGCTAATGAACCGGTAGATCAAAAAGCCGAAGATATTTCTTTTGCTGTTGTGCTGCCGGCCTTCGTGATCAGCGAGCTGAAAACAGCATTCCAAATCGGCTTTATGCTGTTTATTCCGTTTCTGATTATCGATCTGGTCGTCGCCAGTGTTTTGATGGCCATGGGGATGATGATGCTGTCTCCGTTGATTATCTCCTTACCTTTTAAACTGGTTGTTTTCGTTCTGGTTGACGGATGGGCAATGACCGTCGGTACATTATCGGCCAGTTTCGGATAG
- the fliR gene encoding flagellar biosynthetic protein FliR produces the protein MEISFAQISSLLGQLWWPFFRLGAAFLSMPFFGNSMIPVWVRSLLVLSIVTMTAPLMPPMPAVDLMSLTSLFLAFEQAIWGILFGLILHMLFGIFTMLGQILSLQMGLGMAMMNDPINGQSVAVLGRLFAVFSTLLFLALEGHLLIIDILIQSFQVWPVGSGITVLSLKGVISVFGWMFTSALALALPAIVSMLLANISFGVMNRAAPSLNVYALGFPMTMLLGLFSVLISVSGVPGRYTALVHDTLRYMDRLMLGGT, from the coding sequence ATGGAAATCTCTTTCGCACAGATTTCCAGCCTGCTCGGGCAACTCTGGTGGCCCTTTTTCCGCCTGGGGGCCGCTTTTTTATCGATGCCCTTCTTCGGCAATAGCATGATTCCCGTCTGGGTGCGCTCGTTGCTGGTGCTGTCCATCGTCACCATGACCGCGCCGCTGATGCCGCCGATGCCGGCGGTAGATCTGATGTCCCTGACGTCCTTGTTTCTTGCCTTTGAACAGGCGATTTGGGGGATTTTATTCGGCCTGATTCTGCACATGTTATTCGGCATCTTCACAATGCTGGGCCAGATCCTTTCCCTGCAAATGGGTCTGGGTATGGCCATGATGAACGATCCCATCAATGGTCAGTCGGTGGCAGTTCTCGGGCGCTTATTCGCTGTATTCAGTACCCTGCTGTTTCTGGCGCTTGAAGGACATTTGCTCATCATTGATATTCTGATTCAAAGCTTTCAGGTCTGGCCGGTCGGTTCCGGCATTACTGTTTTATCGTTAAAAGGCGTCATCTCTGTATTTGGCTGGATGTTTACTTCCGCCCTTGCCCTTGCGCTGCCAGCCATCGTTTCCATGCTACTGGCTAACATCAGTTTCGGGGTGATGAACCGGGCAGCCCCGAGCCTGAACGTTTACGCGCTGGGCTTTCCGATGACCATGTTACTGGGTCTGTTTAGTGTGCTGATTTCTGTCTCCGGGGTTCCCGGACGCTATACGGCACTGGTACACGACACACTCAGGTATATGGACCGTTTAATGCTGGGGGGAACATGA
- a CDS encoding FliM/FliN family flagellar motor switch protein, giving the protein MEMKNNTPVPEVRPLNVELLGKPVHLIREKLETIISGSCNKLATELQNWLKNHQIDVKLEFVELHWLKPADIDKHSVTQFKHQDGGTLFVSLENTTLVKLADRFYAADVERQESTLTSSDLRLQERIGKLVSQWIAPGEMWEVSESEIGSDVGLRAVATIKYGDHAGHLALIIESNLVQTLINELNLDPAQDLSPQLHRSLEATPVRLNVLLSKKTLPLSDVLSLKPDDILPIELLSTVPVNIGNEHLFSGRVFEQEGQLVLTLNPTKESQR; this is encoded by the coding sequence ATGGAAATGAAAAACAATACGCCAGTTCCGGAGGTTCGGCCTCTGAATGTGGAGTTATTGGGAAAGCCTGTACATTTGATCCGGGAAAAACTGGAAACAATTATTTCCGGGTCATGTAATAAGCTGGCAACCGAATTACAGAACTGGCTTAAAAACCATCAAATTGATGTGAAGCTTGAATTTGTCGAACTACACTGGCTGAAACCAGCAGACATTGACAAACACTCAGTCACACAGTTTAAACATCAGGATGGCGGTACTTTATTTGTCAGTTTAGAAAATACGACGTTAGTCAAACTGGCAGACCGCTTTTATGCTGCTGATGTAGAAAGGCAGGAAAGTACATTAACTTCCAGCGATCTCAGATTGCAGGAACGCATCGGTAAATTAGTCAGCCAGTGGATTGCGCCGGGTGAAATGTGGGAAGTCAGCGAAAGTGAGATCGGCAGTGATGTCGGGCTTCGCGCAGTTGCGACCATCAAATATGGCGATCATGCCGGTCACCTTGCACTGATCATCGAAAGCAATCTGGTTCAGACGCTGATCAACGAACTTAATCTGGATCCGGCTCAGGATCTTTCTCCTCAGTTACACCGTTCTTTAGAAGCAACCCCCGTGCGCCTGAATGTGCTTCTCAGCAAGAAAACACTGCCTTTAAGTGATGTTCTGAGCTTAAAACCTGACGATATTCTTCCCATTGAACTTTTGTCGACAGTTCCCGTAAATATTGGCAATGAACACCTGTTTTCCGGACGTGTTTTTGAGCAGGAAGGGCAACTCGTGTTGACTTTAAACCCAACTAAGGAGTCTCAAAGATGA
- the fliQ gene encoding flagellar biosynthesis protein FliQ — protein MTPELTVTLISNAVWTVITMVGVLVVPGLIVGLGIAIFQAATQINEQTLSFLPRLMVTLLMVIFTGHWMLQKIMDLFDYLFHNIPGMIG, from the coding sequence GTGACACCTGAATTAACGGTTACTCTGATATCAAATGCAGTCTGGACTGTGATCACCATGGTGGGTGTGCTGGTCGTACCCGGATTGATTGTCGGTCTTGGTATTGCAATTTTTCAGGCAGCCACCCAAATCAATGAGCAAACACTCAGCTTTCTTCCCCGTCTGATGGTCACGCTGCTGATGGTGATCTTTACCGGTCACTGGATGCTGCAAAAGATCATGGACCTGTTTGATTATCTGTTTCACAACATTCCGGGGATGATTGGCTGA
- a CDS encoding TolB-like translocation protein: MKQLLLSTLVLASVHAYAAMNLTDNVTEKQYELYGATANAQNEFNDAYKYSNFATYSGKYVVFHSSHDNNYNSEGKWGHYVKNTLDGSVTRIPAPEGMDDEKFSKMTIRTMTANGRFLVMDKSGYRDELIYLYDLKTGKAQIINRDINGNIPDAVITGYWVHVSEDGKYVYYSYYGATLEHSSQQQYQVYLWDVEKNIRKKINKDVNGNSVNFSISNYGQRRISGDGRFLVYKTNALVNSDVDNTIKNANTYIYDRTTGKSRLISFDPETNEYIQVSMPSISIDGTFVTYLQGQQKLVRVNLSTLHREIITKDEKGNQLEHCAYPSISSNGLALAVNCEKQVYLYDYTEHKMHKGSVSMIDGSDSKKSVYRYGLQVLDKGNGMQWRSSGAHLLPGEPNSSADYQIYLYRQKPGTTESQICFSDDY; this comes from the coding sequence ATGAAACAACTACTTTTATCAACACTGGTTCTGGCAAGTGTGCATGCTTACGCTGCGATGAACCTGACAGATAATGTGACTGAAAAACAATACGAACTTTATGGTGCAACAGCGAATGCACAAAATGAGTTTAATGACGCATATAAATACAGCAACTTCGCAACCTATTCAGGTAAATATGTTGTTTTTCATTCAAGTCATGATAACAACTATAACAGCGAGGGAAAGTGGGGGCATTATGTCAAGAATACGCTGGATGGCTCGGTCACCCGCATCCCCGCACCTGAAGGAATGGATGATGAAAAATTCAGCAAAATGACAATCCGGACAATGACCGCAAATGGCCGCTTTCTGGTTATGGACAAAAGCGGATACAGAGACGAGCTGATATATCTTTATGATTTAAAGACAGGCAAAGCCCAAATTATCAACAGGGATATCAATGGCAATATTCCTGATGCTGTAATTACTGGCTACTGGGTTCACGTCAGTGAAGATGGTAAATATGTTTATTATAGCTACTATGGTGCGACTTTAGAGCATTCCTCACAACAGCAATACCAGGTTTACCTTTGGGATGTTGAAAAAAATATCCGAAAAAAAATTAATAAAGATGTCAATGGTAATAGTGTTAACTTTTCTATCTCCAATTATGGTCAGCGGCGGATCTCGGGCGATGGGCGCTTCTTAGTCTACAAAACTAATGCTCTTGTAAACTCCGATGTAGACAATACAATTAAAAATGCAAATACTTATATTTATGATCGAACAACAGGAAAAAGTCGCTTAATTTCATTTGACCCTGAAACAAACGAATACATTCAGGTTTCTATGCCTTCGATAAGTATCGATGGAACATTTGTCACCTATCTTCAGGGCCAACAAAAACTCGTTCGGGTTAATTTAAGCACATTACACAGGGAAATCATCACTAAAGATGAAAAAGGGAATCAACTTGAACATTGCGCATATCCCTCAATATCTTCTAATGGCTTAGCGCTCGCAGTTAACTGTGAGAAACAAGTCTATCTATATGATTATACAGAACATAAGATGCATAAAGGTTCCGTCTCAATGATTGATGGCAGCGATTCAAAAAAATCAGTTTATCGCTACGGACTACAAGTTCTGGATAAGGGTAATGGTATGCAGTGGCGATCTTCCGGAGCACATCTGTTACCGGGTGAACCGAATTCCTCGGCTGATTACCAAATCTACCTCTACCGCCAAAAACCGGGCACCACTGAATCTCAGATCTGTTTCAGTGATGATTATTAA
- the fliN gene encoding flagellar motor switch protein FliN: protein MSDNAEKTTIDGEDINFDDFQLEDFDTAATSAEPVQQHAGHDLNFFKNIPVTVTLEVASKELSLGDLMKAGEGSVIELDKMNGEPLDVKVNGSLLGHAEVVVVNDKYGLRLIDVIDTALSSVEA from the coding sequence ATGAGTGATAATGCAGAAAAAACAACGATTGATGGCGAAGACATTAATTTCGATGACTTTCAGCTTGAAGACTTCGACACTGCTGCAACATCAGCAGAGCCGGTACAACAACATGCCGGACATGATTTGAATTTTTTTAAAAATATCCCGGTCACCGTCACCCTTGAAGTTGCAAGTAAAGAGCTTTCGCTGGGCGATCTGATGAAAGCGGGAGAAGGCTCAGTGATTGAGCTGGATAAAATGAATGGTGAACCACTGGATGTCAAAGTGAATGGTTCATTACTGGGTCACGCAGAAGTGGTGGTTGTAAATGACAAATATGGATTGCGTTTGATCGATGTGATTGATACTGCACTATCATCTGTTGAAGCATAA
- a CDS encoding EAL domain-containing protein: protein MANLTSNQSLYRFLRKQIEEQIVTEDDQLIFDAFLKNDIQHACQPIRDIFDDDIEYQHLTIRYGSEDENNVYKYDLSEEFSYCLDLFSLIIALRQAQFQTETFHPDLINSVVLPIRAEALLWGPGKTMLEQVARFHKKIFLHVILSLQLDCSTVSKEDAEMLVQLIRGKDEDNPFPVWIEINNPSANLQYVPSLKPDMLKISVPMATKEDRSAFLPIMRFLRQQKTKWVAGRVASQAELNQYKLLGASLYFGYLTDLPNPLSFQSYEKKKEDFWS, encoded by the coding sequence TTGGCTAATCTCACTTCGAATCAATCGCTATATCGCTTTTTGCGTAAACAGATAGAAGAGCAAATCGTCACTGAAGATGATCAGTTGATCTTTGATGCTTTTCTGAAAAATGACATTCAGCATGCATGTCAGCCGATCAGGGACATCTTCGACGATGACATTGAATATCAGCATCTGACGATTCGTTATGGATCCGAAGATGAAAATAATGTGTACAAGTATGATTTATCGGAGGAGTTCTCTTACTGTCTGGATCTGTTCAGTTTGATCATTGCCCTGCGTCAGGCACAATTTCAAACGGAAACTTTTCACCCGGATTTAATTAACAGTGTCGTGCTGCCAATCCGGGCCGAAGCGCTGTTATGGGGACCAGGAAAAACCATGCTGGAACAGGTGGCGCGTTTCCACAAGAAGATCTTTTTGCATGTCATCCTGTCACTGCAACTGGATTGTTCCACGGTTTCAAAAGAAGATGCGGAAATGCTGGTTCAGCTCATCCGGGGTAAAGACGAGGATAACCCGTTCCCGGTCTGGATTGAAATCAACAATCCGTCAGCTAATTTACAGTATGTGCCCTCCCTGAAACCGGACATGCTCAAAATATCAGTGCCGATGGCAACCAAAGAAGATCGCAGTGCGTTCCTGCCGATCATGCGTTTTCTGCGCCAGCAAAAAACCAAATGGGTGGCCGGCAGAGTCGCCAGCCAGGCTGAACTGAACCAGTACAAGTTACTTGGTGCGAGCCTGTATTTTGGCTATCTGACCGATCTGCCCAACCCGCTTTCATTCCAGTCTTATGAGAAGAAAAAAGAAGACTTCTGGTCTTAA
- a CDS encoding TolB-like translocation protein has translation MKRLLLSTMILASVHAYATMDLTDSGTEKEYELYGASANAQGEFHNASVRNSLATYSGKYVVFFVGNNHNYDSDGKMGYYVKNTLDGSITRIPAPKGMDEDKFKQMAVISMTANGRFLVLRKGGYSDEMVYLYDLKTGVAKLINRDINGNIPNIQAPTYRVLVSEDGKYVYYGYNGPVLEHSSPKMNHVYLWDVDQNTRTRINKDIHGDDFSMTIYTHGLRRISGDGRYLIYQSNADVDAERVNGNKNKMQIYLYDRTTGKSHTLSVDPDTNQWIQATMPSISIDGQFATYIQAFDKINRVELSSLHREIISQDNQGKQLKHCSYPSISTKGLALAFTCDEKAYLYDYTEQKLHIGSISEVDGHNSKTDSTNYLRVLDQGNGMYWQAKNAHLLEGEPSYPDYQIYLYRQKPGTTESQICFSDDY, from the coding sequence ATGAAACGACTACTTTTATCAACAATGATTCTGGCGAGTGTGCATGCTTACGCTACGATGGATTTAACCGACAGCGGTACTGAAAAAGAATACGAACTTTACGGTGCTTCAGCAAATGCTCAGGGAGAGTTTCATAATGCTTCTGTCAGAAATAGCCTCGCGACCTATTCGGGGAAATATGTCGTATTCTTTGTGGGAAACAACCACAATTATGATAGTGATGGGAAAATGGGATATTATGTCAAAAATACATTAGATGGCTCCATTACCCGAATTCCGGCTCCCAAAGGCATGGACGAAGATAAATTCAAACAAATGGCGGTTATCTCGATGACAGCCAATGGTCGCTTTTTAGTTTTAAGAAAAGGTGGATATAGCGACGAAATGGTATATTTGTACGACCTTAAAACCGGTGTCGCCAAACTCATTAACCGGGATATCAATGGCAATATTCCCAATATTCAAGCCCCAACTTACAGAGTTCTGGTCAGTGAAGATGGGAAATACGTATATTACGGATACAATGGTCCGGTTTTAGAGCATTCCTCACCAAAAATGAATCATGTTTATCTCTGGGATGTAGATCAAAACACCCGGACAAGAATTAACAAAGATATTCATGGTGATGATTTTTCAATGACAATATACACTCATGGGCTAAGGCGTATTTCCGGGGATGGGCGTTATCTGATTTACCAATCCAATGCCGACGTTGATGCTGAGAGAGTCAATGGCAATAAAAATAAAATGCAAATATACCTTTATGATCGCACAACAGGTAAAAGCCATACACTTTCTGTAGATCCTGACACCAATCAATGGATTCAGGCAACCATGCCCTCAATCAGTATTGATGGTCAATTCGCTACATATATTCAGGCATTTGATAAAATCAACCGGGTTGAGTTGAGCAGTCTTCATCGGGAAATCATAAGTCAGGATAATCAGGGGAAACAATTAAAACACTGCTCCTATCCATCTATTTCAACCAAAGGTTTAGCACTGGCGTTTACTTGTGATGAAAAAGCCTATTTATACGATTATACAGAGCAAAAATTACATATAGGCTCAATCTCTGAGGTTGATGGGCACAACTCTAAAACAGATTCAACGAACTACCTTCGTGTATTGGATCAGGGTAACGGGATGTACTGGCAAGCAAAAAATGCTCATTTACTCGAAGGAGAACCAAGTTACCCCGATTACCAAATCTACCTCTACCGCCAAAAACCGGGAACCACTGAATCTCAGATCTGTTTCAGTGATGATTATTAA